One part of the candidate division WOR-3 bacterium genome encodes these proteins:
- the hflX gene encoding GTPase HflX: MEKRERTFLIGVSDGKLKRWELIQSLEELSNLTKTAGGDVIESFIQIRDKYDPALLIGKGKAQELSKLAQDFKIDLLIFDTELSGVQIRNIETETGVRVIDRTILILDIFAKHARTREAKLQVEMAQLEYRLPRLTGKGLELSRLGGGIGTRGPGEKKLEVDRRRIKERIAILKKELKKIELSKQVQRKQRRDFYKICTVGYTNAGKSSLVNALTKGDLLTADYLFSTLDSNTSILFLPPNHKVLISDTVGFLKKLPHSLIASFRATLAEVLEADLLIHIVDATEDDIESKIKTVDEVLKEIGADNKPKILVFNKLDRLFNEERVRLNEKYPNALFVSAKEKIGIEELKKYLNRHFFGENFY, from the coding sequence ATGGAAAAAAGGGAACGCACTTTTCTGATTGGAGTAAGCGATGGAAAATTGAAACGATGGGAATTGATACAATCGCTTGAAGAACTATCCAATCTAACCAAAACTGCAGGCGGTGATGTGATTGAAAGTTTTATACAGATAAGGGATAAATACGACCCGGCATTGTTAATAGGAAAAGGCAAGGCACAGGAATTGAGCAAACTTGCACAGGATTTTAAAATTGACCTTCTGATATTTGATACCGAACTCTCCGGCGTTCAGATAAGAAATATTGAAACAGAAACCGGGGTAAGGGTGATCGACCGCACAATCCTCATACTTGACATATTTGCCAAACACGCCCGGACCAGAGAAGCAAAATTACAAGTAGAAATGGCACAGCTTGAATATCGCCTTCCCCGACTTACGGGAAAGGGATTAGAACTTTCAAGGCTCGGTGGTGGTATTGGTACCAGGGGTCCGGGTGAGAAGAAATTAGAAGTAGACCGCAGGAGAATCAAAGAAAGAATCGCAATCCTGAAAAAGGAACTAAAAAAGATTGAACTATCAAAACAGGTACAGAGGAAACAGCGACGCGATTTCTATAAAATATGCACAGTTGGATATACAAACGCAGGTAAATCATCATTAGTAAATGCCCTGACCAAAGGTGACCTGCTTACCGCAGATTATCTTTTCTCCACACTTGATTCAAATACTTCAATTTTATTTTTACCACCCAACCATAAAGTTTTGATTAGCGATACCGTCGGTTTTTTAAAAAAACTTCCCCACAGTTTGATTGCCTCTTTCCGTGCAACACTTGCTGAAGTGCTTGAGGCGGATTTATTAATCCATATCGTTGATGCAACAGAAGACGATATTGAATCAAAAATTAAAACAGTGGATGAAGTTTTAAAAGAAATTGGTGCTGACAATAAACCGAAGATTTTAGTTTTTAATAAATTAGATCGCCTCTTTAATGAAGAGCGTGTCCGACTAAATGAAAAGTATCCCAATGCATTGTTCGTTTCTGCAAAAGAAAAAATTGGCATTGAGGAATTAAAAAAATATCTAAACCGCCATTTTTTCGGTGAAAATTTCTATTGA